In Cryptomeria japonica chromosome 5, Sugi_1.0, whole genome shotgun sequence, the genomic window TTTAGAATAAAAATGTTACACGTCTCCACATCAATTTTAAATGcacaataaatatatataaaaaagataaaTTGTAAGAATGCatatataaatgaataaaataaaatgaaatgaattgtaagAATGGATATGAAAGAAGGACTAAATCAATCTCTCACTGTTGGAATTATATGGTCTGCGGTAGCCCCCATTGATTGATGATTCCTGGTAAGAATTCTGTAAAAGTAAGCATTCAAAATGAGTGAGTGCAGCAATATGAATATGAATCTGCCCACCCAagttatgaaaaataataataaatttataaacattctatCATCTTTTCAAAACAACAAATAAACAGTGAAATTCCACTCAAAAGTATTATAAATTTTCTTCAGTGAATATTGAAgatattttatattttcttcaatGGATAATGACgatattttatattttcttcaaaAGCTGTGAACATTGGACCACTTCAACCGTGGCGATCTGCAATTACTTGCACTTATATTTAATGATAAATTCATCTCCTTTAATTTGAGTCCAGGAATGAAGCGTATTGAAATCTGTTTTTTAAGTTTCTACTTTGTACGTGTCGATTATAGAATCAGAATTAGAGTTGTGGATAGTAAGGTATTTATTTGTCAGCAATTTATTTAGGTATTTTCTTTTAAGGATATATATCTTTATTATGCTGATTATGCTGAGAGGCATCtataatgacatcaaaatgttcgtaaaaaaaaattcatttttgaaaaaaattgaaatgtaTGAAATATGATATGTTTCAGCTTTTGTGcatgtgttattttattactccaaataaaatagaaccctcgccacttgtttTCAACTAGATTCATAGTTTTTTTTGCATGTGGTagttaatggatttgtattcttgatgtttagtattttagaaaaacatttattttacaaatgattcttttctattataagatatctcttggcatattatatatatattttttaaatataagtagacTAGTTTAGTCTATAATAAAAGAAGCAGCTGTATTTATAGATTGTAGATAAAGATTGATAACGTTTTTAACATTTTTGTTAATATTAATTgagaatgtaattttttttttaatgatttgaaattaaaaaataaattacttATTCTATTATATTGATCTTCTTTATTAAATGTTGATTCTTAAAAAATATTGAGTCCATTAAAATACTGGATTGAAGATTACTTGATCAATCTTCTTTATTTTAAAGCCACACATTAAGGATATTCTTTTTTCAGATTCTCGTCTTTGGTTTAGAGTCTAGCATAAGGGAATTTCAACTCTATTAAATTGTTGACATTAGAACTCATACTTATCATTCAAAACAATGAAAATCATATAGCCTCTTTGTAAGCCAAAGAATTGCTTGAAATGGATATAATATTTTACTTGAGAGTCATATTTATGATAAAGAATTGGTATAATGTGCAATGCATCTacaattttaattatataattatttcatgaaggaatttttttttaatattttaattttaataagataaTATATGTGACATGTGAGTTTAGTTAAGTGAAATAAAACATGGTAGATAGAAGTAGTTTAAGTTGAGTCTTTTAGTGACATTATTGGATGAAATTATAATAGTGTGTTTTATTAATATGTTGATTAGAAAAAATATAGATGAAATATTATAAAATGCATTAAGATTTTATCTATGAGGGATTCATTAAGGTTTCTTAGTATCTATAAAACATCTCGTGGCACTTCATGGTAGATGGATTTTATCTAAAGGATTTTGATCAAACTCCCTTTAAAACTATACATAGTGTCAAAGGTTAGTGTTTGGATTATGCTAAGAGGTTCAATATAAGAGGATTCTATCTATGCATTTAGATTGAACAGATTTATTTCACACCTTGTGATATCATCTCCCCCTCTTATTGCTAAGCTATTATattagagaagaaatagatcattTTAGATAATGCAAATGGGGCTAAAAAAAGTCACCCAAAGATAAGATTTTATATTTATATAGAGTTTAGAGATATATTTCCAAAAACTTAAGTATTGAATATTTTTTGATTTTATAAGCAACATGATTCCATTACAAAAAATAATGATCTCAATTTGAGAGAGAAAAAATTatatcaattctttttttttttttttaaatacaccaCACTACCTACAATGTGCTTCCTTTGATGTTTTATTCAATTTttacaaaaagaaaaagacaaatgcGTTTCAATAAATATAGATCTAAATTTTGATTATtaccaataatttttattttttttaatttctataatattataaaaattaatctATAATCTAaatatttatgttaatttttttcctaaGAAATCATAAAGATGTTTATCGATGGCGTTAATCCATGTATTATAGTACAAAATCAGTTAATAAAAagtaatagaaatataataataaaaaaatgtaaacAAGAAAAAATGCtagaaattaattttttaaattgcaAAAAATTATGAATTGAATTGCATAGGAAATATCACTTATCATTAGTTTACATTTTTATAAATTCTTTACATTTTGTTTGTTAcaagtggttaagccatgtcacaaacccaagcattgtgttgcacaacacaaggagaccaagggcgcacatcttgcaacaatcccccccagcgcaagcaaggggtttgaacttgtgaccaagctctgataccacttgttacaagtgtggttgtcattgcatcaaaagattgacttgttaatgtttgatacaacaactagacttatagaatccacatgaggtggttaagtcatgtcacaaacccaagtgttgtgctacacaacacaaggagaccaagggcacacaccttgcaacattgTTTAATTTATTTGATGAAATTTCTTATATACTAAAAAAGTATCAATTCTGGTGGTTAAATGATACTAAAATGTATAATAACAATACTCTTCATTCATCTTCTTATTACAAGTGATTATTTAGAAatgttataatttttttgttgttaaaaTTAGTAGTTGAATTTGATATGACTAGCTATGTAAACTTCAATATTGTTTCTATGGTTATAATTTGAGATACTATTAAAGGAAACAAATATGTCTAAACTTGTAGGATATGTTGAAAACATTATCAAAAAGTTTAATATGGGCAATTATAATAAATAGGTAGTTCAATGGAAATTGGTAAGAAACTTTTCTATAAAATGTGTTACAAGAAGAAAAATCATTGGTAAGGTTGTGTCGAGGTTTTGGGTTCTTTTCATGTAGTTCCAAAGTCTAACTCTTGCTATTCGGGCTTCCGCTTAGTCATCCATCAACGTATTTTTGCCTCAACTCACTCCCTCCATATCCCAAAACTTTGCAAAAAGTAAGAGCAAGACAAGGTGTGGTTGTATCCCTCGATTGGGTCGCTAGGTTATCTCatgatataattttatatatatatatatatatatatatatatatatatatatatggttaaggAGGTGAGAAGAAGAATATATGAAATTGCTAACAAAATTTCATAGAAAATGTGTTTCAAGAAGTAAGGAACTTTCAAATGAAATGTGTTCCAAGATGAAAGAAGGAGAATAATATATGAATAGTGTTCCATATTACAATATAACTATTATTTTGATGTATGATGGTCTCTTATAGTCCGAAAAGTACACTAGTTTTAAGTATATAATGTATCGGTTTTGAAATAATTCTTAAAACTTAGTATTGAGAACAAGTAACTATGTTTATACATCTTTAAGGAACTATTAAGTATGGGTTTACATTTagtgatatttaaaaatatatatatatatattattgaataTTGTGATCTAGATTGAGTAGGTTTAAATTGATGATTGAAGATCAATGTTAGGATATTTCTCCATTTTAAGTGTAAGTGTAGTCTTGTGGGCAAATAAGAAATAATTGTTAATTTATCTttcaaccacaaatttataatgcaaAGGATTTTATTAATCTATGAAGGAATTAATATTGTTGAGAATATTATTGCAAGAGATTGAGATTGTTCAAATTCATTTGATAGTGTTGAAATGTGATAGTCAATGATGTATAGTAGTGAAAAGATCTCAATGTTATAAAGGAGAATTAAGTATTTTGaatgatattattattttcatcatAATCAAGTTAAAAATAACATTATGTATATAGAATATTACTCAAGAAAACGATACAAAATATGAATTAACCAAGGCATTCTTAAGAAAATTGTTCTCTCAACAAAAGATTCAATGTCTAATAGTCTTGACTTAATGATATTTAGCTAAGTGGGAGTGTTGAATGTAAGAAAGCCAAAGAAGTTAAAATAATTTGGTAATAAAGTTGTACATGTAAAATGTGGGTTAAGTGTAGCTATATAAATAATTGAAAGTAGATTAAGTTGTGTTTTATTAGGTATATAAATAATTGGAATAAGTTGATAAGAACCTTTGCTTTTTCAATATTATGTTTATTGAATATAAATGATTGTGACATACACATTAACAAAGGCAAGAGAAAGCTGGAGGAAGGCAAACCCAGTAAGGAGGAGGCTACTCCGAGCAAAAAAAGAAAGAGCCTCACTGGGATGAAAGCCCGTGATGAAAAGAATGATATAGAGGAAACTGGAAAAGAGGGCAGTGAAATAGAAATGGACAAGTCAGAGggtgaggaaagttggaaagatgaaGATGTGGGTGCagaggaagaagaaggtgagaatgagtctgacaatgatagtccaattcacagtgctagcttaggcaaCGACAACAACCAGCCTATGGTGGATAAGGATGATAAGGATAACGAGGAAAAAGATATGAATTttgagagggagaagaacaaggaacccGAGAAGGAAACGGCTaaggatagtttgagtgaggatAAGGAGAGCACTGaagaagggttattcctggataaccttaaaaaactcactgaggctagattgggttatgacagatggacatatgatctattgaagaacctagaaaaaaatgggaaacagatggatgagaaaaggaaggaagatgaaaggaatcagaagcaatggaagtgggacatggaggaaaaagttaaGAAAATGGCAGCTTAgattgactatctggaagaagAGAAAGTGGCGATGAAAAACCTGTTGGGTATGATCTCGAATATCTTGTCTGCTGTTATaaagaacctagaggatatctCTAAGGTCCTCGATAACTCCAGCTCTcccaaaccggtggtggacctcgacatggatgaagatgcaatcgagATTGGAAGCGGGGAAGCTACACCTGGTGGAGCAGCAAAGAGAACTAGAGTGAGTGTTAAGAAAGCTGCTGCTGTGtctgctaaggaaatccctaatcttagggataatatcaaagacctgtatgggattagcagtaacttggctaatgccctgaaaaacataaattagttcATTTTCTGTGCTTTGTTTAGTCTGGCTGgtttttgctggttttttggggcttttagcTGGGTTTTTCTAGTTATTTTGCTGGTTTTTCGAAAGTATGTTCCTcctggtttcttaatgcttttatgttgtaagatcattttgtaaagggtttcggggccccttcaaaacctgcttttactttaataaaaaacaaagtcAATGTTAAGATAAATGTCTGAGTTTTGTGAGAAATAATTTTACAtacaataatttaattaaaatattaagtgAAGAAAAATGTCATATTTGAAAATAATATTCTACATAAAAATAGTTTGGGGAATGTTCAgtttatttttttttgtctataAAGGTGTCAtactaataatttgatggaggctcttgcTCTTTTATCTGTTGTGGAGCGAGCTTGCGCTTTTGGTTGGTGGAGACTCATTTGCGAATCTGATTCGCAGGTGGTGGTGAATTTGTTGACTCGGCCACATTCTGATGACGTTAGTTGGCAGTTAATTTTGGTTGTTAACTAGATTCTTCATTTGAGTGCTTCTTTGGATTCTGTTACTTTTTTGCATATTCCTTGGGAGTGAAATGGTGTTGTAGACTGTCTGGCCAAATGGGCCTCTGATCATATGCATAACTAGAATGTTGTGGATAAGGGGCCGTTACCCCTGGATTTGTCTCTTTAGTTAGATCACCTAGTAGAACCTAGTAGATCTTGACATGACGGATTGATGCcctttctttgtatttcttctgttttgaataaatttttacccctcttttatttcaataaactatttaaaatttttatttttcaataataaaatattaaatataactgaactaaaataataaaaaataagaagtttttttttttatattgaaaaaaacaaaattacgattgcataaagagaaatataataTTTGCACAGCCCAGAGAAATATAATATTTGTGGTTTTTAATGTGCATTTATGGGGAGCACAGTGGGAAAACTGTAACAGAGTTCTTGGAGCTTTTTAAATGGCGAAACATCAAAAATTCATACTAAGAAGAGGCGAGAGGATTCAAAGCTTGATTAAAAATGAGCTTCGGTGTTCTTCGATTCTCAATTTTGTTCTGGGCTTCTGCTCTGGTTGTCCTTTCAGAACCAGGAAGCCTAATTACTTTCAATTTTCCATCTTTCGACAACAGTTCCAGCGAAGATATTGAGCTCCTGTATGATTCTCATATTGAACGCAACGGGAGATTTAACTTCCTGCAACTCACCAGAAATGATGGTGGAATCCCCTACAGCGAAGGGTGGGCTACTTACAAGAAATCAATTCCAGTTTGGGACACATCTTCCCAGCACCTAGCAAATTTTACCACGCACTTCGAATTCTTCATCAAGCCAGACATCAACAATACTTTTGGTCCAGGCGAAGGGCTCACTTTCTTCATGGCGCCACTGGATTTCAAAGCACCGGAATCGTCAGCCGGAAAATGGCTCGGCTTGTTCAACACAACGACTGTAGGAAAATCTTGGAACAGAGTAGCGGCCGTGGAGTTCGATACAGATAAAATTTCGCACGATCCCGACGACAACCATGTCGGAATCGATGTCAATAGCATCGTATCTGCGGTGAATTATTCTCTGGTTAATGGGAGTCTCAAAGACGGGCGAAAGTGGAGGGTTTGGGTGGACTATGACGGTCGGCAGAAGAAGCTTCAGGTTTTTCTTGCGGGTGAAAATAAAACGAAATCAGGGGTTCCAATCCTAAAATATGGCATAGATCTGAGGCAAATTGTCCCGGCGGACGTCAAGATTGGCTTCTCGGCTACTACAGGGATGGGGCGCGGGACTCATACTCTGCTTTATTGGGACTTCATTTGCAGAACTTCATGGAATGCTTCCAGTGTAAAGATCAAGGGTTCGAACCCTGTCAATgacgaaaagaagaagaaaaaggacgaGAAGGTATCAAAATCTAAATTTATTTCTGTTTCTGTTGTGTTAAGCTTTCTGGCCGTCGCCTGTTGCTTAGGTAGCGGGTGGCTATGGCGGCGTTATATGAAGACCAAGCGCAGAGCAATATCCACGACCGAAGAAGGGCAAGAAGACATGGATACGGACCTGGACGAGCAGGTTTCCAAAGGTCCGCGGAGGTTCACTTTCTCAGAGCTCAGCGCCGCAACGAAAAGCTTCAGTGAGGATGAAAAGCTCGGGCAAGGAGGCTTCGGATCGGTTTACAGAGGGGTTTTGGAGGAGACAGAGGAGGtagtagcagtgaaaaggatttcgGAAGCTTCCAGACAGGGG contains:
- the LOC131042609 gene encoding L-type lectin-domain containing receptor kinase IX.1-like, which produces MSFGVLRFSILFWASALVVLSEPGSLITFNFPSFDNSSSEDIELLYDSHIERNGRFNFLQLTRNDGGIPYSEGWATYKKSIPVWDTSSQHLANFTTHFEFFIKPDINNTFGPGEGLTFFMAPLDFKAPESSAGKWLGLFNTTTVGKSWNRVAAVEFDTDKISHDPDDNHVGIDVNSIVSAVNYSLVNGSLKDGRKWRVWVDYDGRQKKLQVFLAGENKTKSGVPILKYGIDLRQIVPADVKIGFSATTGMGRGTHTLLYWDFICRTSWNASSVKIKGSNPVNDEKKKKKDEKVSKSKFISVSVVLSFLAVACCLGSGWLWRRYMKTKRRAISTTEEGQEDMDTDLDEQVSKGPRRFTFSELSAATKSFSEDEKLGQGGFGSVYRGVLEETEEVVAVKRISEASRQGKKEYVAEVSIITRLGHRNLVQLLGWCHEKGKLLLVYEFMSNGSLDKHIFRDSSDSPVLDWDHRYSIACGIASALVYLHEDWDQCVLHRDVKSSNVMLDSNFNAKLGDFGLARLVERDMEASEHTTVVAGTLGYLAPECVITGKSTPESDVYSFGAVALEIACGRRALDQRLRENFNLRLVKWVWDLFSQGRVLDAAAESMRGEFNGEEIERLMVVGLWCSHPDPTARPSMREALRALRLETLVPCIPVKMPVTVYLCRDPIRPRDVLSSALFESK